In the genome of Zonotrichia albicollis isolate bZonAlb1 chromosome 24, bZonAlb1.hap1, whole genome shotgun sequence, one region contains:
- the LOC141731648 gene encoding olfactory receptor 14J1-like gives MSNSSSIRHFLLLALADTRQLQLLHFCLLLGISLAALLGNGLIISAVACSHRLHTPMFFFLLNLALSDLGSICTTVPKAMHNCIWDTRNISYAGCAAQVFFFDFFTATEFYLLTIMCYDRYVSICKPLHYGTLLGSRACAHMAAAAWASAFLNALLQTVNAFSLPLCHGNALGQFFCEIPQIFKLSCSQSYLRKFGPIVFSISLAFVCFVFIVFSYVQIFRAVLRIPSEQGRHKAFSTCLPHLAVLSLFLSTGTFAYLKPPSMSSPSLDVALSVLYSVVPPALNPLIYSLRNQELKAAVCRLMTG, from the coding sequence atgtccaacagcagctccatcaggcacttcctcctgctggcattggcagacacgcggcaactgcagctcctgcacttctgcctcttgctgggcatctccctggctgccctcctgggcaacggcctcatcatcagcgccgtagcctgcagccaccgcctgcacacgcccatgttcttcttcctgctcaacctggccctcagtgacctgggctccatctgcaccactgtccccaaagccatgcacaattgcatctgggacaccaggaacatctcctatgCTGGATGTGCTGCCCAAGTCTTTTTTTTTGATTTCTTCACTGCAACAGAATTTTATCttctgaccatcatgtgctacgaccgctacgtgtccatctgcaaacccctgcactacgggaccctcctgggcagcagagcttgtgcccacatggcagcagctgcctgggccagtgcctttctcaatgctctgctgcaaacAGTCAatgcattttccctgcccctgtgccatggcaatgccctgggccagttcttctgtgaaatcccacagatcttcaagctctcctgctcacaatCCTATCTCAGGAAATTTGGGCCCATTGTGTTTTCCATCTCTTTAGCATTTgtctgttttgtgttcattgttttctcctatgtgcagatcttcagagctgtgctgaggatcccctctgagcagggacggcataaagccttttccacctgcctccctcacctggctgtgctctctctgttcctcagcactggcacatttgcctacctgaagcccccctccatgtcctccccatccctggatgtggccctgtcagttctgtactcggtggtgcctccagccctgaaccccctcatctacagcctgaggaaccaggagctcaaggctgcagtgtgcagactgatgactggatag